The following are from one region of the Aspergillus luchuensis IFO 4308 DNA, chromosome 4, nearly complete sequence genome:
- a CDS encoding uncharacterized protein (COG:S;~EggNog:ENOG410Q01I) → MAYTVYHYYQISKQHDIMLSSHLEMLHQLKSQVHSHGEEFQLVSNMVDKTKRLIAQFDILKKRVVPKLNTTTPESDTRSSESMSTSNSRKELKKEQLKRHADHMYDPEEDGGAASAAAGIQDPLTARFLAVHSSKRKRIDEFIPGADEDIRRSSPLSVETEDISEEVQRRLKIKEEQRKRRETSKVDKRKRDSLTSNGSTSSARTGTKHTRKKARIGTKWNR, encoded by the exons ATGGCTTACACTGTCTATCATTACTATCAGATTTCTAAACAACATGATATTATGCTGTCGTCGCATCTAGAGATGTTGCACCAGTTGAAGAGTCAAGTCCACTCACACGGAGAGGAATTCCAACTGGTATCCAACATGGTTGATAAAACTAAGAGACTGATTGCTCAGTTTGATATACTTAAGAAACGTGTG GTGCCAA AGCTCAATACAACAACACCGGAATCGGACACTCGTTCGTCAGAATCCATGTCGACGTCAAACAGTCGAAAGGAGCTAAAAAAAGAGCAACTCAAACGTCATGCCGACCACATGTATGACCcggaagaagacggaggggcagcatcagcagcagcgggaATCCAAGACCCCCTGACTGCAAGGTTCCTAGCTGTCCACTCTAGCAAACGAAAACGTATCGACGAATTTATTCCTGGAGCTGATGAAGACATAAGGCGTTCCTCACCTCTATCAGTGGAGACCGAGGATATCTCAGAGGAGGTACAGCGAAGACTGAAGATCAAGGAGGAACAACGCAAAAGACGGGAGACCTCGAAAGTGGACAAACGCAAGAGGGACAGTTTGACATCTAACGGAAGCACATCTTCGGCCAGAACCGGGACGAAACACACTAGGAAGAAGGCTAGAATTGGGACGAAGTGGAATCGTTAG
- a CDS encoding alpha/beta hydrolase family protein (CAZy:CE10;~COG:O;~EggNog:ENOG410PJF7;~InterPro:IPR001375,IPR029058;~MEROPS:MER0000263;~PFAM:PF12697,PF00326,PF00561;~go_function: GO:0008236 - serine-type peptidase activity [Evidence IEA];~go_process: GO:0006508 - proteolysis [Evidence IEA]), whose product MSKHSKHSKFSPELLITAPRPSSAVPNDEGKVAIYTVSTYDLDTHADFSEVKLLNLETGESTRYTNDPKESSFRWLSGSSLLWQREGKNNTELWIGDAYHNTRPYLAGTIDAKPGNLKTKSLDNGDIALVFTAPADAEQNLYNILKADKTHTTAREWTHSRPKRWDSYVDQYRSVIWYTVLKLDLDSKQWQLSTKGPVNALRGTGLVVPLYSNSQSSPDFDISSYGIVFATADPVDIEWRRSQSCLYFIPLSTFEETDLPALKKIKVPDHADIAAAPRFAPRDPVIAFLVDQDSEEWSQKSIVLLNTETLSIVLILRTVSSFGQSQNWDVFPDDILWANDGASLYLIADHQAKTRVFLVVLPTTTVQDRAQSVEPVALEIPGSVSSLYQLGRSSSENRLLATSSSFIDQGLFTIVTPPVYNDPASQSSRVIYSSSSHGAYFGISDKQVESITFPGGPDGKTPVQCWIVKPSRYDATSVEKHPLFIFMHGGPNSASKDAWTWRWNAVLLAEQGYIVAIPNFTGSDSFGAEFARAVALQWGGHPYHDVERCFNWIEQNLSTKCDVDRAVAAGGSYGGYLALFLAGQPLAKRLRALVSHDGIFDVVSELLSDDLGQVQELTRSFGSPYFSNAPDAGRDEPSVKEIWRRYNPAEYLSNWSTPLLLIHSDRDFRCPITAASAAYTVCRMKGIDTRYLNFPDENHFVLGRENSLVWYQNVIGWCNKYVGMEDGLALQPARNEPQWLGRREEGRVLDVDV is encoded by the exons ATGTCGAAACATTCAAAGCATTCAAAGTTCTCTCCTGA GTTATTGATCACCGCCCCAAGGCCATCATCAGCAGTACCGAACGATGAGGGAAAAGTGGCGATCTATACTGTCTCAACATACGATCTTGACACCCACGCAGATTTCTCTGAGGTCAAGCTGCTCAACTTAGAAACCGGCGAGTCCACTCGGTACACCAATGATCCCAAGGAGTCTTCGTTTCGCTGGCTGTCCGGTTCGTCACTTCTTTGGCAAAGAGAAGGCAAGAACAACACCGAATTATGGATTGGCGATGCCTACCACAACACCCG ACCATATTTGGCTGGTACTATTGACGCTAAACCAGGGAACTTGAAGACCAAATCATTGGACAACGGTGACATAGCACTGGTCTTCACAGCACCCGCAGATGCCGAACAGAATCTGTacaacatcctcaaagcAGACAAGACTCATACGACCGCCCGGGAATGGACTCATAGTCGTCCCAAAAGATGGGACTCATATGTTGACCAATATAGATCGGTTATTTGGTATACAGTCCTGAAGCTTGACTTGGATTCCAAACAGTGGCAGCTTTCTACTAAAGGCCCCGTCAATGCTCTACGAGGAACAGGCCTAGTGGTACCCCTTTATTCCAATTCACAAAGCTCCCCGGATTTCGACATCTCATCTTATGGGATTGTCTTTGCAACAGCAGATCCAGTGGATATAGAATGGAGACGATCGCAAAGCtgcttatattttattccaTTGTCAACATTCGAGGAGACCGACTTACCTGCgctgaagaaaataaaggtTCCCGATCATGCAGATATCGCAGCAGCCCCGAGATTTGCGCCTCGGGACCCAGTGATCGCTTTTCTAGTTGACCAGGACAGCGAGGAGTGGTCGCAAAAGAGCATTGTCTTGCTAAACACAGAGACGTTGAGTATAGTATTAATCCTTCGGACGGTAAGTTCATTCGGTCAGAGTCAGAACTGGGATGTCTTCCCAGACGACATTCTGTGGGCAAATGACGGCGCGTCTTTGTATCTGATTGCGGATCATCAAGCAAAAACTCGTGTGTTCCTAGTGGTTCTCCCGACCACTACTGTTCAAGACAGAGCACAGAGTGTGGAACCAGTTGCTTTAGAAATACCTGGCTCCGTCTCATCACTATATCAGCTGGGTCGGAGTTCCTCGGAGAACCGGTTACTGGCcacctcttcatcattcatAGATCAGGGATTGTTCACAATTGTCACTCCTCCTGTATACAATGATCCTGCATCTCAAAGCAGCCGAGTCATCTACTCGTCCTCCTCTCACGGAGCCTATTTCGGAATTTCGGACAAACAAGTTGAATCAATAACATTTCCTGGCGGCCCGGATGGCAAGACTCCAGTGCAGTGCTGGATCGTAAAGCCATCTCGGTACGACGCCACGTCCGTTGAAAAGCATCCCCTATTTATCTTTATGCACGGCGGGCCCAATTCCGCTAGCAAGGATGCCTGGACCTGGCGCTGGAATGCAGTCCTCCTAGCGGAACAAGGGTACATCGTTGCGATCCCCAACTTCACTGGATCCGACTCGTTCGGGGCCGAATTTGCACGAGCAGTCGCACTGCAGTGGGGAGGACACCCTTACCACGATGTCGAGCGCTGTTTCAACTGGATTGAACAAAACCTGTCGACCAAGTGCGATGTTGATAGAGCCGTAGCCGCGGGCGGAAGCTATGGGGGATATCTGGCACTATTCTTGGCAGGACAGCCTCTCGCCAAGCGGCTCAGAGCTCTGGTCAGCCACGACGGCATCTTTGACGTTGTTTCCGAGCTTCTGAGTGATGATCTGGGTCAAGTGCAAGAGCTGACGCGCTCCTTCGGTTCGCCATACTTCTCCAATGCCCCGGATGCTGGCCGTGACGAACCCAGCGTAAAGGAGATCTGGCGACGGTATAACCCAGCCGAGTATCTCAGTAATTGGTCAACACCATTGCTTCTGATCCATTCGGATCGAGATTTCCGGTGCCCTATTACGGCTGCATCGGCCGCTTATACCGTTTGTCGAATGAAAGGGATAGATACACGGTATTTAAATTTTCCGGATGAGAACCATTTTGtcctggggagggagaacaGTTTGGTCTGGTATCAGAATGTGATTGGATGGTGCAATAAATATGTGGGAATGGAGGATGGGTTGGCGTTGCAGCCAGCTCGCAATGAACCACAGTggctggggagaagggaagaggggagggtactggatgttgatgtctAG
- a CDS encoding putative DNA repair protein Rad4 (COG:L;~EggNog:ENOG410PHV4;~InterPro:IPR036985,IPR038765,IPR018328,IPR018325, IPR018326,IPR018327,IPR042488,IPR004583;~PFAM:PF10404,PF03835,PF10403,PF10405;~go_component: GO:0005634 - nucleus [Evidence IEA];~go_function: GO:0003677 - DNA binding [Evidence IEA];~go_function: GO:0003684 - damaged DNA binding [Evidence IEA];~go_process: GO:0006289 - nucleotide-excision repair [Evidence IEA]), with protein MMASRGPTTRSRRAGAASNHSRRQREDQDHEIPEIYREMLAEAEARESSRPDGTRLPKRRRLTRPDPVSGPWPLHQDGASTPEASYFTEQPVQTVYDSPSSSEESGMEWEEVDIQQAPHTVHADDTSIQVTLGLPEDQKRKVVTKRRGITAAEKQLRLSIHKVHLLCLLRHVQIRNLWCNDEELQGFLKRTLPKNIISLLHPSENRPQQIRSTTFVDGLNHASDIFNRRFKVTKPGLRRPSWIDDLNGIKQRVQSIISDAEVFLSRKDFVKQARTMQGSRDFGAQLFCALLRSVGVEARLVCSLQPLPFRDKTKDAAPPASVSESAERFTQSTAEESQTSQRSTVKRLARPRFTPARRPGTPTQSSPRPFRESSHPVFWIEAFNEAVNKWIPVDALVTKSMAKPSKFEPPANDSYNLLSYVVAFEDDASVRDVTRRYAKAFNAKTHKHRVESVGNHANWWKRVLRFYEKPFLEDRDQLEISELTSKTAAEPMPRNIQDFKDHPVYALERHLRRHEVVFPKRIIGQVSLGKSASKNQVLEPVYRRSDVHALRSADRWYRLGRDIKTGEQPLKRVTSRKPQMGRLSDEEDNSVSDTPLYAYYQTQVYQPPPVVGGRIPKNIYGNLDVYVPSMVPPGGVHIAHPDARQAAKILAIDYADAVTGFSFKGRHGTAILQGIVVATEYREALEEVLNCLEGEKLQAELDRKSAETLQAWKHLLLKLRIAERVKGYAVEGEREADEPGRIGNLKESEDPEESGGGFIPESEQEMNSPASVMDWIGPSRDETSGPTGTTGRDMSLSATETDMLGGGFIPEASVDQVSSPQPNSNVTELQKNRSVLPQYDLVVTPKLESAGQTAPNQDFRSKDPGLLSDGTKEDLGHITPQIAPQNSEAAIIRSTTAISGTTHPQIAVQADDSRSPTPSITSQETHSDEETSLLSQDPEDDDAIPEWLMSD; from the exons ATGATGGCGAGTCGTGGGCCCACTACTCGCTCCAGAAGAGCCGGAGCTGCTTCGAACCATTCTCGGCGGCAgcgagaagaccaagatcaTGAGATTCCAGAGATCTACCGGGAGATGTTGGCGGAGGCTGAAGCTAGAGAGTCCTCCAGACCAGATGGTACCCGACTAcccaaaagaagaaggcttaCCCGCCCCGATCCCGTATCCGGACCCTGGCCTTTACATCAAGATGGTGCTAGTACTCCAGAAGCCAGCTATTTTACAGAACAACCTGTCCAAACGGTGTATGattcaccatcatcatccgaagAATCAGGTatggaatgggaagaagttgataTTCAGCAAGCTCCACATACAGTTCACGCGGACGATACCTCGATTCAGGTCACCCTGGGTCTGCCCGAGGATCAGAAGCGCAAGGTAGTTACCAAGCGGAGGGGCATTACCGCTGCCGAAAAGCAGTTGCGATTAAGTATCCATAAAGTTCATCTACTTTGCCTTCTGCGCCACGTGCAGATACGCAATCTCTGGTGCAACGATGAGGAATTACAG GGCTTCCTCAAACGGACATTGCCGAAAAATATCATATCACTATTGCATCCGTCCGAGAACAGGCCACAACAAATCAGGTCAACAACTTTCGTTGATGGGTTGAACCATGCTAGTGATATTTTCAACAGAAGGTTTAAGGTAACCAAACCAGGACTGAGACGACCTTCGTGGATAGATGATCTTAATGGTATCAAACAACGAGTG CAATCCATAATAAGTGATGCCGAGGTCTTCCTCTCGAGGAAGGATTTTGTGAAACAAGCACGAACAATGCAAGGTTCTCGTGATTTCGGCGCCCAGTTATTCTGTGCTTTGTTACGGTCCGTGGGCGTCGAAGCAAGACTCGTCTGCTCATTGCAGCCATTACCATTTCGAGATAAAACCAAGGACGCGGCACCACCTGCTTCGGTGTCTGAGTCTGCAGAAAGGTTCACCCAATCAACTGCTGAGGAATCGCAAACGTCACAACGGTCCACTGTGAAAAGATTAGCCCGGCCACGCTTCACACCAGCCAGACGCCCTGGGACTCCTACTCAAA GTTCCCCCCGGCCCTTCCGTGAATCATCACACCCCGTATTCTGGATTGAAGCGTTTAACGAAGCAGTAAATAAATGGATACCTGTCGATGCCTTGGTTACCAAGTCTATGGCAAAGCCTTCTAAATTCGAGCCTCCAGCAAACGATTCGTACAATCTTCTGAGCTATGTGGTAGCATTTGAGGATGATGCCTCTGTTAGAGATGTCACCAGGCGCTATGCGAAGGCCTTTAACGCCAAAACTCACAAACATCGAGTTGAGTCCGTGGGGAACCATGCTAACTGGTGGAAGAGAGTGTTGCGGTTCTACGAAAAGCCATTTTTGGAAGACCGGGATCAACTGGAAATTAGCGAGCTTACTTCCAAGACAGCGGCTGAACCAATGCCCCGGAATATCCAAGACTTCAAGGACCACCCGGTCTATGCCCTTGAAAGGCACCTTCGGCGACATGAGGTTGTCTTTCCTAAACGGATCATCGGGCAGGTTAGTCTGGGTAAATCAGCGTCGAAGAATCAGGTCTTGGAGCCCGTATATCGCCGATCCGATGTACATGCTCTACGTAGTGCAGATCGCTGGTATCGCCTGGGACGCGACATTAAGACAGGCGAGCAACCGTTGAAGCGCGTCACCTCAAGGAAGCCACAGATGGGGAGGCTcagtgacgaggaggatAACTCTGTCTCCGACACACCTCTGTACGCTTATTATCAGACACAAGTGTATCAGCCCCCGCCAGTAGTTGGAGGGAGAATACCCAAGAATATCTATGGGAATCTGGATGTCTATGTACCCAGCATGGTGCCTCCAGGCGGTGTGCATATCGCTCATCCCGACGCCCGTCAAGCTGCTAAGATCCTTGCAATTGACTATGCAGATGCTGTCACCGGTTTCAGCTTCAAGGGGCGCCATGGAACCGCGATCCTGCAGGGGATTGTCGTTGCCACTGAGTATCGAGAAGCACTTGAAGAAGTGCTAAACTGtctggagggagaaaagTTGCAGGCTGAATTAGATAGGAAGTCTGCTGAAACACTACAGGCTTGGAAGCATCTGCTGCTGAAACTGCGCATTGCGGAGAGAGTCAAAGGCTATGCAGTAGAAGGTGAACGTGAGGCAGATGAGCCGGGAAGGATCGGAAACTTGAAGGAATCCGAGGACCCGGAAGAGTCAGGCGGCGGCTTCATTCCGGAGTCGGAGCAAGAGATGAACAGTCCGGCTTCTGTAATGGACTGGATTGGCCCCTCTCGAGATGAAACATCAGGACCTACAGGCACTACAGGCAGAGACATGTCTCTTTCGGCTACAGAGACGGATATGCTTGGTGGAGGCTTCATTCCTGAAGCCAGCGTGGACCAAGTGTCTTCACCTCAACCAAATAGTAACGTCACAGAATTGCAAAAGAATCGCTCGGTACTCCCTCAATATGACCTGGTTGTCACTCCAAAGCTTGAATCTGCAGGCCAGACAGCCCCGAATCAAGACTTCAGGAGTAAGGATCCGGGACTGTTGTCTGACGGGACGAAAGAGGACCTGGGGCATATCACACCTCAGATTGCTCCTCAGAATTCCGAGGCCGCCATCATCAGATCCACTACAGCAATTTCGGGCACCACACATCCTCAGATCGCTGTACAAGCAGATGATTCCCGCTCTCCGACCCCTAGCATCACCAGCCAAGAAACGCACAGCGACGAAGAGACCTCTTTACTATCACAAGACCccgaagacgatgacgcTATCCCGGAGTGGTTGATGTCCGATTAA
- a CDS encoding uncharacterized protein (COG:S;~EggNog:ENOG410PP72;~InterPro:IPR003807;~PFAM:PF02656;~TransMembrane:3 (i138-159o205-222i243-264o)), whose amino-acid sequence MESSDLTAPYARQANVLSPTQRSSSHSSHREPHRMAAFETVTVPDQGQSQPVNEVTPIVSNSDTSRRNYHSTDGLRNRDSGSTNNNTVSRDPGQQNSQCDSEEPHGSWYSRLADRYGSLELENKGSVARDHLALERTFLAWLRTSLAFASIGIAVTQLFRLNSAGTNANANLSAQNYLLPSAAYDSTPIGVTSASARLRSIGKPLGTTFIGVAILILLVGFHRYFESQYWIIRGKFPASRGSVALTAFVAAALIVTAFVVILAISPGAVEA is encoded by the exons ATGGAATCCTCTGATTTGACCGCGCCTTACGCCAGGCAGGCCAACGTCTTATCTCCCACGCAACGATCTTCATCCCATTCGTCTCATCGTGAGCCACACCGCATGGCTGCCTTCGAAACGGTCACCGTGCCTGACCAGGGCCAATCGCAACCGGTCAACGAGGTCACTCCGATCGTGAGCAACTCTGACACATCTCGGCGCAACTATCATTCTACCGACGGTCTACGGAACAGGGACTCGGGATCAACAAACAATAACACGGTCTCACGGGATCCCGGTCAGCAGAATTCTCAGTGTGACTCGGAAGAACCGCACGGCTCGTGGTATAGCCGGCTGGCAGATCGATATGGAAGCCTGGAGTTAGAAAATAAAGGCAGTGTGGCCCGAGATCATCTCGCTCTGG AACGAACCTTTTTGGCATGGCTGCGGACATCGTTAGCCTTTGCATCGATTGGCATCGCAGTAACCCAGTTATTTCGTCTTAATAGTGCCGGGACGAACGCAAATGCCAATCTTTCCGCTCAAAATTATCTTTTGCCATCTGCCGCTTATGATTCCACGCCAATAGGGGTGACATCTGCCTCTGCACGCCTTCGGAGCATCGGTAAGCCGTTAGGGACCACTTTCATTGGAGTTGCAATTTTGATTCTACTGGTTGGATTCCACCGCTATTTTGAAAGCCAGTATTGGATTATTAGGGGCAAATTCCCGGCCAGCCGTGGCAGTGTTGCATTGACAGCCTTTGTAGCTGCTGCTCTGATTGTTACCGCTTTTGTTGTGATCCTTGCCATCTCCCCCGGCGCGGTTGAAGCGTAG
- a CDS encoding uncharacterized protein (COG:A;~EggNog:ENOG410PNRE), whose product MELINNGTDYTIEDCQMALKTAFFEREYDRTLGKTAQLLDEERRRILHVDQLLLRFDNENLQLQLNQFKQDLLRARNAESDIRNWLQDAVRERDQLQSSAHTATHEIESLRRELASMNSTTAESRNLVTEKLRLTKELANMQSEVHRLQLQENSFQALVTEKQELARQLNTLKVEFENEKRAHRSTMAQGAQQADEISVLTAKLEEQRKQIAAEARKVPATQQPNNMWQSEKAALEDKVESLNRKLRTLKDELRQAQTSNQTSRFETSNSNGPLEQTRKVPLKDFSSRFDPGLDIATPGAVRVKEGKRQPTAVPGQKSAFSITPFLNRTNGNQETSGDTPDNRAGADRLGSDDESALETSYLEDKLHVKESEAEPRERRPIQPKQRLDKFKPAMNSRKASGLRLDDIDDDSDIGSISTLVADQPQVRTKRRKLGAQSKTILDEEEELEPENIRKPGRKIGLSTGHTSSLQTAQSGPPRGFGGFGGFSPLKKERKRP is encoded by the exons ATGGAGCTTATCAATAATGGGACAGACTATACCATAGAAGAT TGCCAAATGGCTCTCAAAACAGCGTTCTTTGAGCGCGAATATGACAGAACACTCGGAAAAACAGCACAACTCCTAGATGAGGAAAGGCGCCGCATCCTTCATGtcgaccagcttcttctgcgaTTTGATAACGAAAACCTCCAACTGCAACTGAATCAATTTAAACAAGATCTATTACGAGCTAGGAATGCCGAGTCGGATATTCGTAATTGGTTGCAGGATGCCGTCCGGGAACGCGATCAGTTGCAGAGCTCAGCTCATACTGCAACTCACGAAATTGAGAGTCTTCGA CGCGAATTGGCATCGATGAACAGCACAACCGCCGAATCTAGAAATCTCGTTACCGAAAAGCTGCGCCTGACAAAGGAGCTGGCTAACATGCAGTCAGAGGTCCACAGACTACAGCTGCAGGAAAATTCCTTCCAAGCACTGGTTACTGAGAAACAAGAGCTTGCCCGTCAGTTGAATACACTTAAGGTGGAATTCGAGAATGAAAAGCGCGCACACAGATCCACTATGGCGCAGGGAGCACAGCAAGCGGATGAAATATCTGTCTTGACTGCAAAGCTTGAGGAGCAACGCAAACAAATTGCAGCAGAGGCTCGGAAAGTGCCTGCTACTCAGCAACCGAATAACATGTGGCAGTCGGAGAAAGCTGCCCTGGAAGACAAAGTCGAATCACTGAACAGGAAATTACGGACCCTAAAGGATGAGCTGCGTCAAGCTCAAACCAGCAACCAAACCAGCCGATTTGagaccagcaacagcaatggTCCGTTAGAGCAAACGAGAAAAGTCCCCCTTAAAGACTTCTCATCCAGATTTGACCCTGGGTTGGATATCGCGACGCCGGGAGCAGTCCGTGTCAAGGAAGGGAAACGGCAACCCACTGCAGTTCCTGGCCAGAAATCTGCCTTCTCTATCACGCCATTTCTCAATCGCACCAATGGAAACCAGGAAACCTCTGGCGATACTCCAGACAATAGAGCGGGTGCTGATCGTCTCGGCAGCGATGACGAATCTGCGCTGGAGACTTCATACCTCGAGGACAAATTACATGTCAAGGAATCTGAAGCCGAGCCACGAGAACGCCGCCCTATACAGCCCAAGCAGCGCTTGGATAAATTTAAGCCGGCAATGAATTCTAGAAAAGCAAGCGGTTTGAGGCTAgatgatattgatgatgacagtGATATCGGATCCATTAGCACTCTTGTTGCGGATCAGCCGCAGGTCCGGACGAAACGCCGCAAGTTGGGGGCGCAGAGTAAGACTAtattggatgaggaagaagagctaGAGCCTGAGAATATTCGCAAACCGGGAAGGAAAATTGGTCTGAGTACAGGTCACACCAGCAGCTTACAGACTGCCCAAAGTGGGCCGCCTCGTGGATTTGGTGGCTTCGGCGGATTCTCTCCCTtgaaaaaagagagaaaacgACCGTAA